The genomic stretch TAATTGTTCCCATTTGAATCTTAGAGTATGCATGATGTAGATGAGCAAATCCGAAAAAAATTGGTGGTAATATAAGTAATTGTTTCATTGTTAGATCTTGGACATCATTTAAACTTAAATAGCTTGTTAAAATCATTGATGTATAAAATACTTCTTCTGTAATAGGtgcaaaaatataatttctaaCTCCCCAAATGGAATGTATTTCCTCTTTAAGATCTTCCATAATGGAGTTAGAATCCTTGATGAGATAGTAAAATAAGACGTTATCGATTAAAATGCCAATATAGAGTGAGGAAATAAGGCTTAGAGTTGAGATTGTTTGTTTTATAAAGAGTATGGCATGAGTTCCATTCCAAGAATGATTAATAGAGTTATAATATACACTAGGAATAATTCCCAGACTTTTAAATGCTTGCCaaaaagttaaatttttattaaatgttGATTGAATTAACggtattagaattaaattaacCCCCATTAAagtatatattcttttcaTTCTTAATCTAATAACTCTAGGATCATCTCTTTGAGCGGGATAATTTTCCATTCCCTTTTctgtaaaatataaaactaTTACATATGAGATTGAAATGTATAATGAGAGTATTAATGATAAGTTTGAAGTCATTATCAAATCAAATGGAGagttgtttttgttttatttattgtaaCAACgactttcttttttatatatttgattcaaggtgtattattttcttattttttttaaaaaacatAGAAAAAAGcaattgtatttttaacagtttgattgattttattttgggGCCATATAGGAAAAAATTACTTAGAAAGGCAAGGACATtatcataaatatttattggtACGCGAAATCTTTTCCAGACTGGTTATTTTCAAAGCACAGCTCTTACAATAATGTTTGAAATGTAtggaattattttaaagatgTGTTATGACAGACATACGCCAGTAAAGATTCATACTGAACTTAAACGTTTAAAGAGTCTTGTTAAATCCTTAAGTTCACTTTAAtactatatattaatttggGATTGAATTACCCGAGAAAATTGATGTTacagaaaacaaaaaagaaaaaaaaaaaaaaaaaaataattattggTTAGTCCATCCCTTTTTAATAGTATATAGAAAGCACAAAACACatatatacaaaaaaaaaaaataaaaacaaaaaacaaagAGACAAAGTtcattgaattgaattaaatttaccATGTCTCTATTGAATTTAAGGCCAGGTTTAATAAGTCGAATTCCTATTCGTTCGATACCTGctttaaattctaaaaattcattacGTTT from Henningerozyma blattae CBS 6284 chromosome 4, complete genome encodes the following:
- the RCE1 gene encoding CAAX prenyl protease (similar to Saccharomyces cerevisiae RCE1 (YMR274C); ancestral locus Anc_8.832), with product MTSNLSLILSLYISISYVIVLYFTEKGMENYPAQRDDPRVIRLRMKRIYTLMGVNLILIPLIQSTFNKNLTFWQAFKSLGIIPSVYYNSINHSWNGTHAILFIKQTISTLSLISSLYIGILIDNVLFYYLIKDSNSIMEDLKEEIHSIWGVRNYIFAPITEEVFYTSMILTSYLSLNDVQDLTMKQLLILPPIFFGFAHLHHAYSKIQMGTISKLNVILNSMFQFIYTTIFGILTNFIFLKTNGNLWCCIILHSYCNYMGFPQGSELANYFLNIKVIKNEKSIKYLTIWKKIYLMLLLIGILLFKNGISYFNSLPESITV